The Leguminivora glycinivorella isolate SPB_JAAS2020 chromosome 1, LegGlyc_1.1, whole genome shotgun sequence genome includes a region encoding these proteins:
- the LOC125224768 gene encoding LOW QUALITY PROTEIN: serine/threonine-protein kinase grp (The sequence of the model RefSeq protein was modified relative to this genomic sequence to represent the inferred CDS: inserted 1 base in 1 codon) has translation MAAEPAGGEFVEGWLVAQVLGEGAYGEVRLLVNSGSGACVALKTVRAAEGAGADADAGSDAALAAAAREAALHRALRHPHVLRCLGARXRAPHHYMFLEYAQGGELFDRIEPDRGMCAALARRYWRQLLAGLGYLHARGVAHRDLKPENVLLDDTDQVKISDFGLATLFRHGARERLLARVCGTLPYAAPEVLAAAARPYRAPPADTWAAALVLLAMLAGELPWERAHASDARFAAWSAGSEAATPWRKLSAGARALLASALHVDPARRASLDRLLQHPWLSERHDLPERSAGVDARTWCSQPAALSAPEPLDSPDGDVALLVHSQPAAARDLLLSQPTQATQTQTQPGVVARLVRRMTRVWLRGDPARALAALTAALDRLAMAWRRLPHYPHLLAVECGGDVRMRAWAVRARPADADADADPGLTLLEFRRSRGCGLAFKRRFLQLRAALAPLAAPAPAGPAADLVAPPLELTPRDHGDDEPMDTY, from the exons GGTCCGGCTGCTGGTGAACAGCGGTAGCGGCGCGTGCGTGGCGCTGAAGACGGTGCGCGCGGCGGAGGGCGCGGGCGCGGACGCGGACGCGGGCTCGGACGCGgcgctggcggcggcggcgcgcgagGCGGCGCTGCACCGCGCGCTGCGTCACCCGCACGTGCTGCGCTGCCtcggcgcgc gccgcgccccgCACCACTACATGTTCCTCGAGTATGCCCAG GGAGGCGAGCTGTTCGACCGCATCGAGCCGGACCGCGGCATGTGCGCGGCGCTGGCGCGGCGCTACTGGCGGCAGCTGCTGGCGGGGCTCGGCTACCTGCACGCGCGCGGCGTGGCGCACCGGGACCTCAAGCCGGAAAACGTGCTGCTCGACGACACTGACCAG GTGAAGATCTCGGACTTCGGTCTGGCGACGCTGTTCCGGCACGGGGCGCGCGAGCGGCTGCTGGCGCGCGTGTGCGGCACGCTGCCCTACGCCGCGCCCGAGGTGCTGGCGGCCGCCGCGCGCCCCTaccgcgcgccgcccgccgacACGTGGGCCGCCGCGCTCGTGCTGCTCGCCATGCTCGCCGGCG AGTTGCCTTGGGAGCGCGCACATGCGTCTGACGCGCGCTTCGCGGCGTGGAGCGCGGGCTCGGAGGCGGCGACGCCGTGGCGCAAGCTGTCGGCGGGCGCGCGCGCGCTGCTCGCCTCCGCGCTGCATGTAGACCCGGCGCGGCGCGCCTCGCTCGACCGCCTACTGCAGCACCCCTGGCTGAGCGAGCGCCACGACCTGCCCGAGAGGAGCGCCGGTGTCG acGCCCGCACCTGGTGCTCCCAACCGGCCGCGCTCTCGGCTCCGGAGCCGCTCGACTCGCCGGACGGCGACGTGGCGCTCCTCGTGCACTCGcagcccgccgccgcgcgcgaCCTACTGCTGTCGCAGCCCACGCAGGCCACGCAGACGCAGACGCAGCCCGGCGTCGTGGCGCGCCTCGTGCGCCGCATGACGCGCGTGTGGCTGCGCGGCGACCCCGCGCGCGCGCTCGCCGCGCTCACCGCCGCGCTCGACCGGCTAGCCATGGCGTGGCGCCGTCTGCCGCACTACCCGCACCTGCTCGCCGTGGAGTGCGGCGGCGACGTGCGCATGCGCGCGTGGGCCGTGCGCGCGCGCCCCGCCGACGCGGACGCGGACGCGGACCCGGGGCTCACGCTGCTGGAGTTCCGGCGCTCGCGCGGCTGCGGACTCGCCTTCAAGCGCCGCTTCCTGCAGCTGCGCGCCGCGCTCGCGCCGctcgccgcgcccgcgcccgccggcCCCGCCGCCGACCTGGTGGCGCCGCCGCTCGAGCTCACGCCGCGAGACCACGGTGACGACGAGCCCATGGACACGTACTGA